One Narcine bancroftii isolate sNarBan1 chromosome 3, sNarBan1.hap1, whole genome shotgun sequence DNA window includes the following coding sequences:
- the LOC138759172 gene encoding U8 snoRNA-decapping enzyme → MAEPGYRPVSRRDSRSLAGYKHACHVMLYATEPAKLFGKIPLRHAVLMQMRFDGKIGFPGGFVDPRDASLEEGLNRELGEELGWDVKGLRIMEADYFGSHATEALPQKVVAHFYTKRISLEDLHKVETCAVQAKDHGREVLGIVRVPLYTLRDGFGGLPAFLTNTFIGNAKEQLVEALRKLRLLSESELRTAVSASRVG, encoded by the exons ATGGCTGAGCCGGGCTACAGGCCGGTGTCCCGGCGCGACTCCCGCTCCCTGGCCGGCTACAAGCATGCCTGCCATGTCATGCTGTACGCGACCGAGCCGGCCAAGCTCTTCGGCAAGATCCCCCTGCGACACGCAGTATTG ATGCAGATGCGGTTCGACGGGAAGATTGGCTTCCCGGGGGGGTTCGTGGACCCCCGTGATGCCTCGCTGGAAGAGGGGCTGAACCGCGAACTGGGCGAGGAACTGGGCTGGGATGTCAAAGGGTTGCGCATCATGGAGGCGGACTACTTTGGTTCCCACGCCACCGAGGCGCTGCCACAGAAGGTGGTGGCCCATTTCTACACAAAGAGGATCTCGCTGGAGGATCTGCACAAGGTGGAAACGTGTGCTGTGCAGGCTAAGGACCACGGGCGAGAG GTCCTGGGAATCGTCCGGGTGCCCCTCTACACCCTGCGGGACGGCTTCGGGGGGCTGCCAGCCTTCCTGACCAACACCTTCATCGGCAACGCCAAGGAACAGCTGGTCGAGGCCCTGCGCAAGCTGAGGCTGCTGAGCGAGTCAGAACTGCGGACGGCGGTCTCTGCAAGTCGAGTGGGCTAG